TCAACTTTATCCAGCATATCCCCGGGTAGAAATCCTAATCTTTCTCCAGCCTCAATTGCTGGTCGCGTCAGGATAATTCTTGCCACCTCTTTTTTTAACAAACTTGAGACCGCCATCGCCACGGCTAAATATGTTTTACCCGTGCCCGCAGGACCTATGCCAAAAACAATATCATATTGTTGAATTGCCTCGATATACCTTCTTTGTCCCAATGTTTTTGGTCTAATTGGCTTTCCTCGTTCAGAGACATATATTGCCTCCTGAAAAACAGAGACAAGGTCTATATTTTTACTCTGGCTGAGCATTTTTAATGAATATTTTATCTCAGGTGTGCGGACAACATGGCCTGAGTGAAAGATTGATAACAGATCTTCCAATAGTTTCTTTATTGAATGAACATCTTTATTTTCTCCTTTAATGATTAATTCATTGCCTCTTGAGATGATTTTAGTTGTTGGAAATTCCTCCCGAATGAGGCGTAAATTCTCATCATTTCTACCTAAGATGTTCACTACTTCTTCATTATTGGCAAAGATAATTTTTTCTTCCATCGTCCCTCATTCTCTCACTTTCATTCCCTCTTTTAGTTTAAGACTTCCAGCAGAGAGAATTATCTTATCCTGCGGTGTGAGACCAAAGATTATCTCTGTTTGATTTTGATTAGTTATGCCTATGCGGACAACTCGTTTTGTGGCAACTCCATCTTTATAAAGATAGACAAAACTTTGCCTGCCTTCTTTAAATATTGCCTCAGAGTTTAAAAGAACAACATTTTCTTTATGCTCGGTTAATATTTTTACTTCTACCCGTTTTCCTAATTTTATTTCAGGTAGTTTTTTAGAGGTATCCAATTCAATTATAATTTTAGAACTTACTTCTTCAGGTTGAATAGACTTGACATATCCAGACAATTCTAAATCCTCAAGTTTAATGGACGCATCCTGACCTAACTTTACCCTTCTCGCATCAATACTTAAGAGATTGACAGATACCTGCAATTTCTCTAAGTCAACTATTTTCATTAAAACTTCATTTTGGAGAACATACTGCCCTGGTAAAACTCTTTTTTCTATAACTGTTCCTGAATGAGGGGCTAAATAAATTAAGTTATTTAGTTGTTCTTGAGCAAGTCTCAGGTTTTCAAGAGATATATTTTTTTCGACTAAAGCCTTTTTATACGCACTTTCACTATTTTTAACCTCGTCTTCTAATACCTCTTGTTTTCCATAAAGCCCTGTAGTTGTTATTAATAATTGTTCTGCCTGTATCAGTATCCTTTTTGTTAGGTCTAATTGTGATTGTGCCTCTTTAACCATTTTTTCTGCCTCTTGTTGATTAAAGATAATAAGTTCCTGTCCAGAGGTAACCTTATTATTTTCCTCAACCAAAACTTTATCTATCACGCCCTTAGCCTTCGCACAAATTTCTGTTTTAAGTTGGGCATCTATAGTTCCGGTGGTTAAGAGGCAAGAATCTATTTTACTGATAGTTGGTGTAATTATTCTTACCTTTGGAAATTTTACTCCCCTAAGATAAATCACCAGACAAATTATCACGCAAGTAGCAATAAAAATCAGCCCGATAAGTTTTTTCATTATTTTTCCTTTTTTAGTAAGCGTTCAGGTGTAAATAAGGAGAAAAG
Above is a window of bacterium DNA encoding:
- a CDS encoding PhoH family protein, whose translation is MEEKIIFANNEEVVNILGRNDENLRLIREEFPTTKIISRGNELIIKGENKDVHSIKKLLEDLLSIFHSGHVVRTPEIKYSLKMLSQSKNIDLVSVFQEAIYVSERGKPIRPKTLGQRRYIEAIQQYDIVFGIGPAGTGKTYLAVAMAVSSLLKKEVARIILTRPAIEAGERLGFLPGDMLDKVDPYLRPLYDAIFDMIGIEKFHYLLNEGVIEVAPLAFMRGRTLNDSFVILDEAQNTTHEQMKMFLTRLGFDSKAVITGDITQIDLPSTSISGLVEIQTILSAIEGISFVYFDKTDVVRHRLVSDIIKAYEEFEDAKKGT
- a CDS encoding efflux RND transporter periplasmic adaptor subunit — encoded protein: MKKLIGLIFIATCVIICLVIYLRGVKFPKVRIITPTISKIDSCLLTTGTIDAQLKTEICAKAKGVIDKVLVEENNKVTSGQELIIFNQQEAEKMVKEAQSQLDLTKRILIQAEQLLITTTGLYGKQEVLEDEVKNSESAYKKALVEKNISLENLRLAQEQLNNLIYLAPHSGTVIEKRVLPGQYVLQNEVLMKIVDLEKLQVSVNLLSIDARRVKLGQDASIKLEDLELSGYVKSIQPEEVSSKIIIELDTSKKLPEIKLGKRVEVKILTEHKENVVLLNSEAIFKEGRQSFVYLYKDGVATKRVVRIGITNQNQTEIIFGLTPQDKIILSAGSLKLKEGMKVRE